The following proteins are encoded in a genomic region of Rhinolophus ferrumequinum isolate MPI-CBG mRhiFer1 chromosome 17, mRhiFer1_v1.p, whole genome shotgun sequence:
- the PHF7 gene encoding PHD finger protein 7 isoform X1 — translation MKTIKEKKECQRLRKSAKTRRVTQRKPSSGPVCRLCLREPGDPDKLGEFLQKDNLSVHYFCLILSSKLPQRGQSNRGFHGFLPEDIKKEAARASRKICFVCKKKGAAIKCQKDQCIRNFHLPCGQERGCLSQFFGEYKSFCEKHRPTQDIQQGNVGEESCVLCCEELSQASVENIQSPCCSQTVYHRTCIQKYAHTSAKHFFKCPHCNNREEFPQEMLRMGIHIPDRDAAWELEPGAFSELYQRYQHCDAPICLREQGRDSFEDEGRWSLILCATCGSHGTHRDCSFLRSNNKKWECEECAPSPGATGPHPGYHIALSHHVSLGSSWL, via the exons ATGAagactataaaagaaaagaaggaatgtcAAAGATTAAG AAAATCTGCCAAGACAAGGAGGGTAACCCAGAGGAAGCCATCTTCAGGGCCTG TATGCCGGCTATGCCTTCGAGAACCTGGGGACCCTGATAAATTAGGGGAATTTCTTCAGAAAGACAATCTCAGCGTGCACTATTTCTGTCTT atcctATCTAGCAAGCTGCCTCAGAGGGGCCAGTCCAACAGAGGTTTCCATGGATTCCTGCCTGAAGACATCAAAAAGGAGGCAGCCCGGGCTTCTAGGAAG ATCTGCTTTGTGTGCAAGAAAAAGGGAGCTGCCATCAAGTGCCAAAAGGATCAGTGCATCAGAAACTTCCATCTTCCTTGTGGCCAAGAAAGGGGTTGCCTTTCACAATTTTTTGGAGAGTACAA ATCATTTTGTGAAAAACATCGCCCAACACAGGACATCCAACAGGGGAATGTGGGGGAGGAAAGCTGCGTCTTGTGTTGTGAAGAGTTATCCCAAGCAAGTGTTGAAAACATCCAGAGCCCATGCTGTAGTCAAACTGTCTACCACCGCACGTGCATACAG AAATATGCCCACACATCAGCAAAGCATTTCTTCAAATGTCCACATTGTAACAATCGAGAAGAGTTTCCTCAAGAAATGCTAAGAATGGGGATTCATATTCCAGACAG AGACGCTGCCTGGGAGCTCGAGCCAGGGGCTTTCTCAGAGTTGTATCAGCGCTATCAGCATTGTGATGCCCCCATCTGTCTGCGTGAACAAGGCAGAGACAGCTTTGAGGACGAAGG GAGGTGGAGTCTCATTCTGTGTGCCACATGCGGATCCCATGGAACCCACAGGGACTGCTCCTTTCTGAGATCCAACAACAAGAAATGGGAGTGTGAGGAGTGTGCACCTTCGCCTGGAGCCACAG
- the PHF7 gene encoding PHD finger protein 7 isoform X2: protein MKTIKEKKECQRLRKSAKTRRVTQRKPSSGPVCRLCLREPGDPDKLGEFLQKDNLSVHYFCLILSSKLPQRGQSNRGFHGFLPEDIKKEAARASRKICFVCKKKGAAIKCQKDQCIRNFHLPCGQERGCLSQFFGEYKSFCEKHRPTQDIQQGNVGEESCVLCCEELSQASVENIQSPCCSQTVYHRTCIQKYAHTSAKHFFKCPHCNNREEFPQEMLRMGIHIPDRDAAWELEPGAFSELYQRYQHCDAPICLREQGRDSFEDEGRWSLILCATCGSHGTHRDCSFLRSNNKKWECEECAPSPGATGLGEGAV from the exons ATGAagactataaaagaaaagaaggaatgtcAAAGATTAAG AAAATCTGCCAAGACAAGGAGGGTAACCCAGAGGAAGCCATCTTCAGGGCCTG TATGCCGGCTATGCCTTCGAGAACCTGGGGACCCTGATAAATTAGGGGAATTTCTTCAGAAAGACAATCTCAGCGTGCACTATTTCTGTCTT atcctATCTAGCAAGCTGCCTCAGAGGGGCCAGTCCAACAGAGGTTTCCATGGATTCCTGCCTGAAGACATCAAAAAGGAGGCAGCCCGGGCTTCTAGGAAG ATCTGCTTTGTGTGCAAGAAAAAGGGAGCTGCCATCAAGTGCCAAAAGGATCAGTGCATCAGAAACTTCCATCTTCCTTGTGGCCAAGAAAGGGGTTGCCTTTCACAATTTTTTGGAGAGTACAA ATCATTTTGTGAAAAACATCGCCCAACACAGGACATCCAACAGGGGAATGTGGGGGAGGAAAGCTGCGTCTTGTGTTGTGAAGAGTTATCCCAAGCAAGTGTTGAAAACATCCAGAGCCCATGCTGTAGTCAAACTGTCTACCACCGCACGTGCATACAG AAATATGCCCACACATCAGCAAAGCATTTCTTCAAATGTCCACATTGTAACAATCGAGAAGAGTTTCCTCAAGAAATGCTAAGAATGGGGATTCATATTCCAGACAG AGACGCTGCCTGGGAGCTCGAGCCAGGGGCTTTCTCAGAGTTGTATCAGCGCTATCAGCATTGTGATGCCCCCATCTGTCTGCGTGAACAAGGCAGAGACAGCTTTGAGGACGAAGG GAGGTGGAGTCTCATTCTGTGTGCCACATGCGGATCCCATGGAACCCACAGGGACTGCTCCTTTCTGAGATCCAACAACAAGAAATGGGAGTGTGAGGAGTGTGCACCTTCGCCTGGAGCCACAG GTTTGGGGGAAGGAGCAGTTTGA
- the PHF7 gene encoding PHD finger protein 7 isoform X3, translating to MKTIKEKKECQRLRKSAKTRRVTQRKPSSGPVCRLCLREPGDPDKLGEFLQKDNLSVHYFCLILSSKLPQRGQSNRGFHGFLPEDIKKEAARASRKICFVCKKKGAAIKCQKDQCIRNFHLPCGQERGCLSQFFGEYKSFCEKHRPTQDIQQGNVGEESCVLCCEELSQASVENIQSPCCSQTVYHRTCIQKYAHTSAKHFFKCPHCNNREEFPQEMLRMGIHIPDRRWSLILCATCGSHGTHRDCSFLRSNNKKWECEECAPSPGATGPHPGYHIALSHHVSLGSSWL from the exons ATGAagactataaaagaaaagaaggaatgtcAAAGATTAAG AAAATCTGCCAAGACAAGGAGGGTAACCCAGAGGAAGCCATCTTCAGGGCCTG TATGCCGGCTATGCCTTCGAGAACCTGGGGACCCTGATAAATTAGGGGAATTTCTTCAGAAAGACAATCTCAGCGTGCACTATTTCTGTCTT atcctATCTAGCAAGCTGCCTCAGAGGGGCCAGTCCAACAGAGGTTTCCATGGATTCCTGCCTGAAGACATCAAAAAGGAGGCAGCCCGGGCTTCTAGGAAG ATCTGCTTTGTGTGCAAGAAAAAGGGAGCTGCCATCAAGTGCCAAAAGGATCAGTGCATCAGAAACTTCCATCTTCCTTGTGGCCAAGAAAGGGGTTGCCTTTCACAATTTTTTGGAGAGTACAA ATCATTTTGTGAAAAACATCGCCCAACACAGGACATCCAACAGGGGAATGTGGGGGAGGAAAGCTGCGTCTTGTGTTGTGAAGAGTTATCCCAAGCAAGTGTTGAAAACATCCAGAGCCCATGCTGTAGTCAAACTGTCTACCACCGCACGTGCATACAG AAATATGCCCACACATCAGCAAAGCATTTCTTCAAATGTCCACATTGTAACAATCGAGAAGAGTTTCCTCAAGAAATGCTAAGAATGGGGATTCATATTCCAGACAG GAGGTGGAGTCTCATTCTGTGTGCCACATGCGGATCCCATGGAACCCACAGGGACTGCTCCTTTCTGAGATCCAACAACAAGAAATGGGAGTGTGAGGAGTGTGCACCTTCGCCTGGAGCCACAG